ATGGAGCTAATCCTCCCCTTATAGCCCTTAAAGGCAGGGATGCCGCCGCTTTTTAAAATAATTTTCTCGGCCAGCTTATCCAAGTGACCGGTAGTCATTCCCGGCTCAACAACCTGTTCAATTTTTAAAAGAACATCTGCCACAATATGGGCAGCCTCCTGCATTTTCTTAATCTCCTGCGGCGATTTGCATATAATCATAAATTAGCCAATATCCTTTCCGTTACCACTTCCGGATCTGCCTCGCCGTCAATATCTATCAATATATTTTTCTGCCGGTAGTACTGTATAAGAGGCTCGGTCTGCTCCCTGTATACATCCAGCCTTTTTTCTATAACCTGCACCTGGTCATCTTCCCTTTTTACCAGTTCCTGGCCGCAATGGGGACAATTAGCCCTGCCTTCCGGCCCCATGGTTGAAACCTGCTTACAACCAGGACACACTCCGCGGCTGGTAAGCCTCCTTATAATCTCCTGGCGGTCTACCGATATATTTATAACCTTCTCCACGGACAAGCCCAACTTCCTGAATTTTTCATCAAGCATCCTGGCCTGGGCCAGGTTCCTGGGAAAACCATCCAGTATGAAACCATCTCTGGCCTGGGGCCTGCTGATTTCCTGCTCTATAATATCTATTATCAACTCATCGGGAACCAGCTTGCCGCTCTCCACATATTCCCTGGCCTGGCAGCCCAGAGGGGAACCAGTCTTTATCTCTTTCCTTAATATATCCCCTGTAGATATATGGGGGACTCCATACTTTTCAGCTATCTTCACTGCCTGGGTTCCCTTACCTGCACCAGGAGGGCCCAATAGTACGGCTATCATTTCAAAAATCCCTCATAATCTCTCATAGTCAGCTGTGACTCCAGCTGTCTCATGGTATCCAAAGCTACACCCACGGCAATAATAATGGAAGTGCCTCCAAACCGGAAGGGCAGCTGGGTATAATTTATCAATATTTCCGGAAGTAAGGCCACTATGGCCAGAAAGATAGCTCCCGGAAGAGTAATCCTGTTAAGTATATTGGTAAGATAATCAGCTGTATTCTTGCCTGGCCTGATACCAGGAATAAAGCCCCCGTATTTTCTTAAATTATCCGCAGTATCCAGGGGATTGAAAGTAATAGCGGTATAAAAATAAGCAAAGAATATAATCAGTAAGGTATAAACTACAGCATAAATGGGATTAAGGCCCCCTTCAGTAGTAGCGCTAAGCGCTGAAGCAATACGCTGAACATAGGGGTTAGGAATAAACTGGGCTATGGTGGCTGGAAACATAAGCACAGACACTGCAAAAATAATAGGCATTACCCCCGACTGGTTAACCTTTAAGGGGATATAAGTACTCTGTCCGCCAAATACTTTCCTTCCTACCACCCGTTTGGCATACTGTACCGGTATCCTTCTTTCTCCCTGCTGTATCATAATAACAGCCATTACCACACCTATTGATACCAGCAAAAAAAGTATGACATAAAGCAAATTGCTGGTACCTTGAAGCCTGAACAAACTAATAAACTGGCCTGGAAGCCTGGATACAATGGAAGCAAAAATGATCAGGGAAATCCCATTCCCAATACCATGGATATTAATCAGTTCACCCAGCCACATGATAACCGTAGTACCAGCGGTAAGGGTTAGTACAATTAAAATCACATGCATAGCATCAAACTTGGGTATGGCACCGTATCCCCTGAAGAAAAAGACCATAGCCACGGATTGGGCTAGAGCCATGCCTGCAGTAAGATACCTGGAAATCTGGTTGATCTTTCTTCTTCCCACTTCGCCCTGCTTGGCCAGCATCTCCAGCTTGGGAATTACCACCTGCAGCAACTGCATAATAATGGTAGCAGTAATATAGGGCATAATACCCAAAGAAAAAACGGCAAACCGGCCCAGGGCACCGCCTGAAAACAAATCCATCATGCCCATAACCCCGGTTTGAACCTGGCTGGTTATAACTGAAGCATCCACTCCAGGAACAGGGAGGGTACCGCCAAAACTGTAAATAGCCAAGATGCCTATAGTAAAAAGGATCTTATTTCTTATCTCCCTTATCCTAAAGGCAGTAATTATGGCTTTAAACATGTTTGATTACCTCCGCTTTGCCCCCTGCTTTTTCAATCTTTTGTTTCGCTGTCTGGCTAAAGCAGTCAGCCTTAACGGTAAAGCTCTTGCTTATCTGGCCATTTCCCAGTATCTTTACCAGCTTGCTGTTCTTAATTAAAAGGCCTGCCTGTTTGAGGGTCTCATAATCTAGAACGCTGTCCTTATCAAAACGCTCCAGATCCCCTACATTTAATATGTTATAAACTTTTTTCCTGGTATTCTTAAAACCCTTAAGGTGAGGAAGCCTTCTCTGCAAAGGCATCTGGCCGCCTTCAAAACCTATTCTGGTCTTTCCCCCTGACCGGGAGAGCTGGCCTTTAGTACCTCTTCCAGAAGTGGTACCATGCCCTGAACCGTTACCCCTGCCTACTCTTTTTTTTGGTTTTAAACTACCTGTTGGCGGTTTTATATCACAAAGTTTCACTTGTATTTACCTCCGATTTAATTAGCTCTCATTTGTTTTATCTGTTCCGGTGTCCTAAGAGACTTTAGCCCGCTTACGGTAGCATTAACAATGCTTAAAGCATTAGGACTGCCCAGAGACTTGGTAAGAACGTTTCTTACCCCTGCCAGCTCCATAACCGCCCTTACCGGACCGCCGGCAATAACACCAGTACCCTCAGAAGCAGGTTTCATA
The Actinomycetota bacterium DNA segment above includes these coding regions:
- a CDS encoding adenylate kinase; the encoded protein is MIAVLLGPPGAGKGTQAVKIAEKYGVPHISTGDILRKEIKTGSPLGCQAREYVESGKLVPDELIIDIIEQEISRPQARDGFILDGFPRNLAQARMLDEKFRKLGLSVEKVINISVDRQEIIRRLTSRGVCPGCKQVSTMGPEGRANCPHCGQELVKREDDQVQVIEKRLDVYREQTEPLIQYYRQKNILIDIDGEADPEVVTERILANL
- the secY gene encoding preprotein translocase subunit SecY, with the protein product MFKAIITAFRIREIRNKILFTIGILAIYSFGGTLPVPGVDASVITSQVQTGVMGMMDLFSGGALGRFAVFSLGIMPYITATIIMQLLQVVIPKLEMLAKQGEVGRRKINQISRYLTAGMALAQSVAMVFFFRGYGAIPKFDAMHVILIVLTLTAGTTVIMWLGELINIHGIGNGISLIIFASIVSRLPGQFISLFRLQGTSNLLYVILFLLVSIGVVMAVIMIQQGERRIPVQYAKRVVGRKVFGGQSTYIPLKVNQSGVMPIIFAVSVLMFPATIAQFIPNPYVQRIASALSATTEGGLNPIYAVVYTLLIIFFAYFYTAITFNPLDTADNLRKYGGFIPGIRPGKNTADYLTNILNRITLPGAIFLAIVALLPEILINYTQLPFRFGGTSIIIAVGVALDTMRQLESQLTMRDYEGFLK
- the rplO gene encoding 50S ribosomal protein L15; translation: MKLCDIKPPTGSLKPKKRVGRGNGSGHGTTSGRGTKGQLSRSGGKTRIGFEGGQMPLQRRLPHLKGFKNTRKKVYNILNVGDLERFDKDSVLDYETLKQAGLLIKNSKLVKILGNGQISKSFTVKADCFSQTAKQKIEKAGGKAEVIKHV